Proteins encoded by one window of Ulvibacter sp. MAR_2010_11:
- a CDS encoding tetratricopeptide repeat protein: MKNIYSLLFILLTSFLHAQTNSKLDDLLLKAYSSKDSSDYYFNASKKLLKQKADTANYYYFQFYRKHNDNEKDSAIYFAEKVIPLFKKLDTLDRLRKVYEQLHYLELNLGQYELALDYIQKALTVAEKMKDTVMISLHLSDKSNIYHDFEDYEKGVAFGKKAFKILHDHDSTNYKYLIFANNVIAINFDDWKKPDSALFYHYKNLKYIAKVSDSARFAFIFNNIGNTLLKNKRFAEAKKYIKRSLELNKMRQRDNNLATNYTNLATIAYEENKFAEAKEYFILANLYAEKSGSIEKIRDVVQQEAWFYKKTGDFEKALERQEAFYVLRDSVFNEERAAKVTEMATKYETAKTAQELAETRANLAESELAVEQKNILIFGSLGLAVILGLLGYLFYSQQKLKNRQLQKEGELKTALARIETQNELQEQRLRISRDLHDNIGSQLTFIISSIDSLKYGLKDAGDVVTQKLGNISAFTSNTIYELRDTIWAMNKNDITWEDLQARISNFIEKAGVAQNTIDFDFSVTQGVVADTKFTSIQGMNIYRIIQEALNNTLKYADATKVSVTIDKNASAYHITIKDNGKGFSITNIEVGHGLQNIKKRAKELGGTSEINSEVGMGTTVSIQFKA, translated from the coding sequence ATGAAGAACATCTACTCCCTTCTCTTTATTCTTTTGACTTCTTTTTTACATGCTCAAACCAATTCTAAATTGGATGATCTACTATTAAAAGCTTATAGCAGCAAGGATTCTTCAGATTACTATTTCAATGCGTCGAAAAAATTACTCAAGCAAAAAGCAGACACCGCCAATTATTATTATTTTCAATTTTACCGAAAGCATAACGACAACGAAAAGGATAGTGCTATTTATTTCGCCGAAAAAGTAATTCCGCTTTTTAAGAAGTTGGATACACTAGACAGACTTCGGAAAGTATACGAACAATTACATTATCTCGAATTAAATCTGGGGCAATATGAATTGGCGCTGGATTATATTCAAAAGGCGTTAACTGTAGCCGAAAAAATGAAGGATACCGTTATGATTTCCTTGCATTTATCCGATAAATCCAACATCTATCACGACTTTGAAGATTATGAAAAAGGAGTGGCTTTCGGAAAAAAAGCTTTTAAAATTCTACACGATCACGACAGCACCAACTACAAATATTTAATTTTCGCCAACAATGTAATTGCCATTAATTTCGACGATTGGAAAAAACCCGATAGTGCGCTCTTTTATCATTATAAAAACCTGAAATACATCGCCAAGGTTTCAGATTCGGCACGGTTTGCATTTATATTCAACAATATTGGCAATACCCTGCTGAAAAACAAGAGATTCGCCGAAGCCAAAAAGTATATTAAAAGATCTCTGGAACTTAATAAAATGCGACAACGAGATAATAATTTGGCGACCAATTACACCAATCTCGCGACTATAGCCTATGAAGAGAACAAATTTGCAGAAGCTAAAGAATATTTTATCCTTGCCAATTTATACGCCGAAAAAAGTGGCAGCATCGAGAAGATTAGAGATGTGGTACAACAGGAGGCCTGGTTCTATAAAAAAACGGGAGATTTTGAAAAAGCACTCGAACGGCAGGAAGCTTTCTATGTCTTGAGAGATTCGGTCTTTAACGAAGAACGCGCAGCAAAAGTTACCGAAATGGCTACCAAATACGAAACGGCAAAAACTGCACAAGAACTGGCCGAAACCCGTGCCAATCTTGCCGAAAGTGAACTGGCCGTTGAGCAAAAGAACATTCTCATTTTTGGAAGTTTAGGACTGGCTGTAATTTTAGGACTGCTGGGCTATTTATTCTACAGTCAACAAAAATTAAAGAATCGGCAGTTGCAGAAAGAAGGTGAATTAAAAACAGCGCTGGCTCGAATTGAAACTCAGAATGAACTACAAGAACAACGCCTGCGAATATCGAGAGATTTGCATGATAATATTGGCTCCCAACTTACCTTTATAATTTCGTCCATAGACAGTCTTAAATACGGTTTGAAGGATGCAGGTGATGTGGTAACACAAAAACTGGGGAATATTAGTGCCTTTACTTCCAATACAATTTATGAGCTTCGGGATACCATTTGGGCGATGAATAAAAACGATATTACCTGGGAAGATTTACAGGCTAGAATTTCCAATTTTATTGAAAAAGCCGGCGTGGCTCAAAATACCATAGATTTCGATTTTTCAGTGACTCAGGGCGTTGTAGCGGATACCAAATTTACCTCCATTCAAGGGATGAATATCTATCGCATTATCCAGGAAGCACTTAACAACACCCTGAAATATGCAGATGCGACCAAGGTTTCAGTAACTATTGACAAGAACGCTTCGGCATATCACATCACCATTAAAGATAACGGAAAGGGCTTTAGTATTACCAATATTGAAGTCGGGCATGGGTTACAGAACATAAAAAAACGCGCCAAAGAATTGGGAGGTACCTCCGAAATTAATTCA
- a CDS encoding PQQ-binding-like beta-propeller repeat protein, giving the protein MKTSTFLKTVTCLSLLLASTLMAQRAEEPDFRYDTGAKINEMTLTEGGTMVVATNDGLVGIKPGSNQLLFNFTEYGRVKPEELYFVPGAPYVIVSQGGFAGITSKKSVIDYISGKTLFNTEGNGWKIVTTCDVMMPQNKLVVSGQRTSKEKFATQVAVYDLNTGNEDYRFNLGDPDRVGIAKDYSVTGRPLLLKERLIIPTAQGLIAKKAQTGEVLWETKIKGLSWVIADAEEKDIYGFDQSDTGSNTKVYKIGSNGAELWKDPAKVKGKVVNFEILPQGLAIVSNKDDGGSNSVFAAKNESEIGFLSATNGEDLWDKAPKTKGYVQHFYIMEDGILFGIYQGGINKISFDGQTLFKKPLKTGENILTMAHTPQGLIYITSEDANIVNLNSGDQVWSKPLKYKRADAVSSTFDSKNTRYLISVDEELFAVDANSGEVSTLAESKFDGKEAPTHVEIRNGGVLLTSDQNLMLLDNKGGKSWHEYYRAPGKSAMGAILAGVTAVAAATGSVAAANSSVQNRLAGYNSRADRESELAGGLAAASGASVSEMLRRFKATAATENAQFILTKLDEGVGLVKINKDSGAKEKEILLKDKQPEYIVDDFGGILYYKADNNSIFAYDLKK; this is encoded by the coding sequence ATGAAAACTTCAACATTTTTAAAAACAGTTACATGCCTAAGCTTACTATTGGCATCGACATTGATGGCACAACGTGCCGAAGAACCCGATTTTCGCTACGATACAGGAGCAAAAATCAATGAAATGACACTTACAGAAGGAGGTACTATGGTTGTTGCAACCAATGACGGACTTGTAGGTATTAAACCCGGAAGCAATCAATTGCTTTTTAATTTCACGGAATACGGACGAGTAAAGCCGGAGGAACTATATTTTGTTCCCGGTGCCCCCTATGTAATTGTTTCTCAGGGCGGATTTGCAGGAATTACTTCCAAGAAATCGGTTATCGATTACATTTCCGGAAAGACCCTATTCAATACTGAGGGCAACGGCTGGAAAATAGTGACCACCTGTGATGTAATGATGCCACAAAATAAACTTGTGGTGAGCGGGCAACGCACTTCCAAGGAAAAGTTTGCGACACAGGTTGCGGTTTATGACTTGAATACCGGCAATGAAGATTACCGCTTTAATTTAGGTGATCCGGATAGAGTGGGTATTGCCAAAGATTATAGCGTAACAGGACGACCTTTGTTGTTAAAAGAAAGACTTATTATTCCAACTGCACAGGGTTTAATAGCTAAAAAAGCGCAAACCGGCGAAGTGCTTTGGGAAACAAAAATTAAAGGGCTTAGCTGGGTTATTGCAGATGCCGAAGAAAAAGACATTTACGGTTTTGACCAGTCCGATACCGGAAGCAATACCAAAGTTTACAAAATAGGGAGCAATGGAGCAGAGTTGTGGAAAGACCCTGCAAAAGTGAAAGGAAAAGTAGTAAATTTTGAGATACTTCCACAAGGACTTGCCATCGTGAGCAATAAAGATGATGGGGGCAGCAATAGTGTCTTTGCCGCAAAGAATGAATCTGAAATAGGATTTCTAAGCGCAACAAATGGTGAAGATCTTTGGGACAAAGCTCCAAAAACGAAAGGGTATGTGCAGCATTTCTATATCATGGAAGACGGAATCCTTTTTGGAATCTACCAAGGGGGAATCAACAAAATATCCTTCGATGGTCAGACGCTATTCAAAAAACCCTTAAAAACCGGAGAGAATATTTTAACTATGGCACATACCCCGCAAGGCTTGATTTATATTACTTCGGAAGATGCCAATATTGTAAACCTTAATAGTGGTGATCAGGTTTGGAGCAAGCCGTTAAAGTACAAAAGAGCCGATGCGGTTTCGTCTACCTTCGACAGCAAGAACACCCGCTATTTAATAAGTGTGGATGAAGAATTGTTTGCTGTGGATGCCAACAGTGGAGAAGTGTCAACGCTAGCCGAATCTAAGTTCGATGGGAAAGAAGCTCCTACACATGTAGAGATTAGAAATGGGGGCGTGCTGCTTACCAGTGACCAAAATCTAATGCTCTTGGATAACAAGGGTGGAAAGTCCTGGCATGAGTACTACCGTGCACCGGGCAAGAGTGCAATGGGAGCTATTTTAGCCGGGGTAACAGCTGTGGCTGCTGCGACAGGCTCGGTGGCTGCCGCAAATTCATCGGTACAAAACCGCTTGGCAGGATATAATAGCAGAGCCGACCGTGAAAGTGAATTAGCGGGAGGTCTTGCCGCTGCGAGTGGTGCCTCGGTATCTGAAATGTTACGCCGATTTAAAGCAACCGCTGCCACCGAAAACGCCCAGTTTATTTTAACAAAATTGGATGAAGGAGTTGGACTTGTAAAAATCAACAAAGACTCAGGAGCTAAAGAAAAAGAAATTCTGCTTAAAGACAAACAACCCGAATATATTGTTGACGATTTTGGGGGCATCTTGTATTACAAAGCCGATAATAATTCAATTTTCGCGTACGATCTTAAGAAGTAA
- a CDS encoding DUF6252 family protein, with protein MKTLNKTILILVMAFAATVSSCKKDDDGGGGGSAGEGTVTAIVNGNSFTSMDIASTASESTSGSNTTITIQGSDASGKGIFLIINGYDDTGSYEISDSNVFITANYVEANAGNPQNSQSWNAPYQASGVVGEINISEKSTTTIKGTFSFKAKNVNGDQSIKDITEGSFNVNFQ; from the coding sequence ATGAAAACGCTCAACAAAACAATTTTAATTTTAGTAATGGCTTTTGCCGCTACGGTTTCTTCATGTAAAAAGGACGATGACGGTGGAGGAGGTGGTTCGGCCGGAGAAGGTACAGTAACTGCCATAGTGAATGGTAACAGTTTTACATCTATGGACATCGCTTCTACTGCAAGTGAGAGTACATCAGGTAGTAATACCACAATTACAATTCAAGGATCTGACGCTTCCGGAAAGGGAATATTTTTGATTATCAACGGGTACGATGATACCGGTAGCTACGAGATATCCGATTCGAATGTCTTTATAACTGCTAACTACGTAGAGGCCAACGCCGGGAATCCCCAAAATTCACAATCATGGAACGCGCCGTATCAAGCGAGTGGCGTAGTTGGAGAAATAAATATTTCTGAAAAGTCAACCACTACAATTAAAGGGACTTTCAGTTTTAAAGCTAAAAATGTGAATGGTGATCAATCTATTAAGGACATCACGGAAGGGTCTTTCAATGTAAATTTTCAATAG
- a CDS encoding GSCFA domain-containing protein, whose protein sequence is MKLQTQIPLQPEENPIDYSSKVVLLGSCFAENIGGKLDYFKFQNLQNPFGIIFHPLAIEGLVRRALEERFFAEDDIFFHNEQWHSFEVHSLVTASGKEDFLKLLNEKLKHFREYLLTATHIIFTYGTARVYRFTETNKLVANCHKLPQQHFTKELLSIELISESIQNTSRLLKTYNFKVQQIHTVSPVRHLKDGFVENTQSKAHLIAGLHTALKNDTRSNYFPSYEIVMDELRDYRFYGEDMLHPTATAVTYIWNRFKEVWIASETDSIQNQVDSIQKGLQHRPFNPSSKANEVFRIELQQKITALQKQFQHIQF, encoded by the coding sequence ATGAAACTGCAAACTCAAATACCGCTACAACCAGAGGAAAACCCAATCGATTATAGTTCGAAAGTGGTGTTATTGGGCTCTTGTTTTGCTGAAAATATTGGAGGAAAGCTTGACTATTTTAAGTTTCAGAATTTACAGAATCCCTTCGGAATTATTTTTCACCCTTTGGCAATAGAAGGATTGGTAAGACGCGCCTTGGAGGAACGATTTTTTGCTGAAGATGATATCTTCTTTCACAACGAACAATGGCATAGCTTTGAAGTACACTCTTTGGTAACCGCTTCGGGAAAAGAAGATTTTTTAAAATTGCTGAACGAAAAACTGAAGCATTTCCGGGAATACCTCTTAACCGCTACGCATATTATCTTTACCTACGGAACAGCCCGTGTATATCGTTTTACGGAAACCAATAAGCTCGTAGCCAATTGTCATAAACTTCCACAACAGCATTTTACGAAGGAATTACTTTCTATTGAATTGATTTCAGAAAGTATTCAAAATACATCTCGATTACTAAAAACCTATAATTTCAAAGTACAACAGATTCATACTGTTTCCCCTGTTAGACACCTTAAAGATGGTTTTGTCGAGAATACACAAAGCAAGGCCCATTTGATTGCCGGCCTCCATACCGCTCTGAAAAACGATACCAGAAGTAACTACTTTCCTTCCTACGAAATTGTAATGGACGAGTTACGGGATTATCGTTTTTATGGCGAAGATATGCTACATCCTACGGCAACAGCCGTGACCTATATCTGGAATCGATTTAAGGAAGTTTGGATTGCTTCGGAAACGGATTCAATTCAAAATCAGGTGGATAGTATTCAAAAAGGGCTACAACACAGGCCTTTCAATCCTTCGAGCAAGGCAAATGAGGTTTTTCGAATTGAACTTCAGCAAAAAATAACAGCGCTTCAGAAGCAATTTCAGCATATACAATTTTAA
- a CDS encoding GxxExxY protein — translation MGKTETFYENDLASIIVDCCYHIHVNLGPGLLESVYEEILFYELTAIGCKVERQKPLPVIWKKLKLNLGFRTDLIVEDTVIIEIKSVEAIHPVHPKQLLTYLKLTGLKLGL, via the coding sequence ATGGGGAAAACAGAGACTTTTTACGAAAATGATTTGGCTTCAATCATTGTAGATTGCTGCTATCACATTCATGTGAACTTGGGTCCGGGCTTACTGGAGTCTGTCTACGAAGAAATTTTATTCTATGAATTAACCGCAATTGGCTGTAAAGTTGAGAGACAAAAACCGCTACCGGTCATCTGGAAAAAATTAAAACTTAATTTGGGGTTTAGAACCGACCTTATTGTAGAAGACACTGTAATTATTGAAATTAAATCGGTAGAAGCAATACATCCCGTGCATCCGAAACAGTTGCTAACTTATTTGAAACTAACGGGTTTAAAGTTGGGTTTATAG
- the alaS gene encoding alanine--tRNA ligase has product MKSKEIRSQFLEFFKTKTHAIVPSAPMVVKDDPTLMFTNAGMNQFKEYFLGNNEPKNNRIADTQKCLRVSGKHNDLEEVGMDTYHHTMFEMLGNWSFGDYFKKEAIEWAWELLTEVYGIDKDILYVTIFEGDEAEGLERDTEAYNLWKQFVPEERILNGNKHDNFWEMGEQGPCGPCSEIHVDIRSAEEKAKQSGAELVNKDHPQVVEIWNLVFMQFNRKANGSLEKLPAQHVDTGMGFERLCMVLQNKQSNYDTDVFTPLIREIEAVTNTTYGKDEKVDIAIRVIADHVRAVAFSIADGQLPGNTGAGYVIRRILRRGIRYGFTFLDTKEPFMYRLVKTLSKQMGEAFPELIAEEHLITNVIQEEEKSFLRTLDQGLVLLENIISGAKSKTISGKKAFELYDTFGFPIDLTALILRERGYNLDESEFEAELQKQKERSRAATKVATGDWVILMEDEVEDFVGYDTLETSVKITRYRKVESKKYGEMVQLVFNLTPFYPEGGGQVGDKGYLEAPNGEVVYIVDTKKENNLIIHFTKNLPNHPEATFKAVVDEKQRNRTASNHTATHLLHQALRNILGTHVTQKGSMVHSRNLRFDFSHFGKVTEDELKQVEAFVNARIREGIALEERINIPYDQAIEEGAIALFGEKYGDSVRAIKFGKSMELCGGTHVPVTSDIWHFIITSEGAVASGIRRIEAITGDAAKDFFVNRSEAFSEVQKALNNAQDPVKAVESLQEENNALQKQIQQLLKDKAKNIKGELKDEITRVNGVNFLAKELDLDASGLKDLAFELGGEVEDLFILFGSKNDGKALLTCYISKELAIARGLDAGKIVRELGKYIQGGGGGQPFFATAGGKNPDGIETALAAVKDYLG; this is encoded by the coding sequence ATGAAGTCCAAGGAAATACGTTCCCAATTTTTAGAATTTTTCAAAACAAAAACACATGCAATTGTGCCCTCCGCGCCTATGGTGGTGAAGGACGATCCAACTCTGATGTTTACCAACGCAGGCATGAATCAGTTTAAAGAATATTTTTTGGGAAATAATGAACCTAAAAATAACCGAATTGCCGATACCCAAAAGTGTCTTCGCGTGAGCGGAAAGCACAACGATTTGGAAGAAGTGGGGATGGATACCTACCATCATACCATGTTCGAAATGTTGGGAAACTGGAGTTTTGGCGATTATTTTAAGAAGGAAGCTATTGAATGGGCCTGGGAATTGTTAACCGAAGTCTACGGAATTGACAAGGACATTTTGTACGTTACTATTTTTGAAGGAGATGAAGCTGAAGGATTGGAACGCGACACCGAAGCCTATAACTTGTGGAAGCAGTTTGTTCCCGAAGAACGTATTCTGAATGGTAACAAACACGATAATTTCTGGGAGATGGGCGAGCAGGGTCCCTGCGGCCCGTGTAGTGAAATACATGTGGATATTCGTTCGGCCGAAGAAAAAGCAAAGCAATCGGGAGCCGAACTGGTAAATAAAGATCATCCACAGGTAGTGGAAATATGGAACCTGGTTTTTATGCAATTCAACCGAAAAGCAAACGGCAGCCTTGAAAAATTACCTGCACAGCACGTCGATACAGGAATGGGCTTCGAACGGCTTTGTATGGTGCTGCAAAACAAACAGAGTAACTACGATACAGATGTCTTTACACCGCTAATTCGCGAAATTGAAGCGGTTACCAATACTACCTATGGCAAGGACGAAAAAGTTGATATTGCCATTCGAGTGATTGCAGATCATGTGAGAGCTGTAGCCTTTTCTATTGCGGACGGACAATTACCCGGCAATACGGGAGCCGGTTATGTGATTCGACGTATTCTGCGAAGAGGAATTCGCTACGGATTTACATTTTTAGACACCAAAGAACCTTTTATGTATAGGTTGGTGAAAACGTTGAGCAAACAAATGGGAGAAGCCTTTCCTGAATTGATTGCCGAAGAACATTTAATTACCAACGTAATTCAAGAGGAGGAAAAATCGTTTTTACGAACTCTGGATCAAGGACTGGTGTTGTTAGAAAATATCATTTCCGGTGCCAAATCGAAGACTATTTCAGGTAAAAAAGCATTCGAATTGTACGATACCTTCGGATTTCCAATCGATCTTACCGCGCTAATCTTAAGAGAACGCGGCTACAATTTGGACGAATCTGAATTTGAAGCAGAACTTCAGAAACAAAAAGAAAGATCCCGAGCAGCGACCAAGGTTGCAACCGGTGACTGGGTTATTTTAATGGAAGATGAAGTCGAAGACTTTGTAGGCTATGATACCTTGGAAACTTCTGTGAAGATAACGCGCTATCGAAAAGTGGAAAGCAAGAAATATGGTGAAATGGTCCAGCTTGTGTTCAATCTAACCCCTTTTTATCCTGAAGGCGGCGGACAAGTAGGCGATAAGGGTTATTTGGAAGCGCCCAATGGAGAGGTGGTCTATATTGTAGATACCAAGAAGGAAAATAATTTGATCATTCACTTTACCAAAAACTTGCCCAATCACCCGGAAGCTACCTTTAAAGCTGTAGTCGATGAAAAACAACGTAACAGAACAGCTTCCAATCATACGGCCACCCACTTACTACATCAGGCGTTGCGAAATATTTTGGGTACCCATGTCACTCAGAAGGGGTCTATGGTTCACAGTAGGAATCTGCGTTTCGATTTTTCTCACTTCGGAAAGGTTACCGAAGACGAATTAAAACAGGTGGAAGCCTTTGTAAATGCCAGAATAAGAGAGGGAATTGCTTTGGAAGAACGCATAAATATTCCATACGACCAAGCGATCGAAGAAGGCGCCATTGCTTTGTTCGGTGAAAAGTACGGCGACAGTGTTCGTGCCATTAAGTTTGGAAAATCCATGGAGTTGTGTGGAGGAACACACGTTCCTGTTACTTCTGATATCTGGCATTTTATCATTACTTCGGAAGGAGCGGTTGCTTCGGGAATTAGACGAATTGAAGCCATTACCGGAGATGCGGCCAAAGACTTTTTTGTGAATCGCAGTGAAGCCTTTTCGGAAGTACAAAAAGCTTTGAACAATGCGCAGGACCCTGTAAAAGCTGTTGAGAGTTTACAGGAAGAGAACAATGCATTGCAAAAGCAAATTCAGCAGTTATTAAAAGACAAGGCTAAAAACATAAAAGGAGAGCTGAAAGATGAAATCACCCGGGTAAACGGAGTCAACTTTTTGGCTAAGGAACTGGATTTGGATGCTTCGGGCTTAAAAGATCTGGCATTCGAGTTGGGAGGAGAAGTGGAAGACCTGTTTATTCTGTTCGGTTCCAAAAACGACGGAAAGGCACTGCTTACCTGTTATATTTCAAAGGAATTGGCCATAGCACGTGGTTTGGATGCCGGAAAAATTGTTCGTGAGTTAGGAAAATATATTCAGGGCGGCGGCGGCGGACAACCTTTCTTCGCAACGGCGGGAGGTAAAAATCCGGACGGAATAGAAACGGCGCTGGCAGCGGTTAAGGATTATTTGGGCTAG
- a CDS encoding M23 family metallopeptidase: MSKVKYYYDSETLSYRKIEKKKGRRLGIFLLSLAGMMLSGFLLLLVYINLPYVETPKEKTLKRELSNMELQFQILNKKMAEAESVLAEVANRDNNLYRVYFEANPIPIEQRQAGFGGVNRYKDLEGFDNSKLIIASSKRLDILTKQIVVQSRSLDEIAQLAEEKEELLSAIPAIQPVKNEDLTRMASGFGYRTDPFTKGSKFHFGMDFTAPRGTPVYASGDGIVIRADNTASGYGNHIRIDHSYGYESLYAHLYKFNVRNGQRVKRGDLIGFVGSTGRSEAPHLHYEIFKDGERINPINFYYGNLTPEEFASMLLASQQENQSLD, from the coding sequence ATGTCTAAGGTTAAATATTACTACGATAGTGAAACCCTGTCCTATCGAAAAATAGAAAAAAAGAAAGGCCGTAGGCTTGGTATTTTTTTACTCAGTCTCGCGGGTATGATGTTAAGCGGATTTCTTTTGCTGTTGGTATATATAAATTTGCCCTATGTAGAGACTCCAAAAGAAAAAACACTGAAGCGCGAACTCTCCAATATGGAGCTGCAGTTTCAGATTCTCAATAAAAAAATGGCAGAAGCCGAATCTGTTTTAGCTGAAGTTGCCAATCGAGACAACAATTTGTATCGTGTGTATTTTGAAGCCAATCCCATTCCTATCGAACAGCGTCAAGCAGGATTTGGTGGTGTTAACCGATACAAAGATTTGGAAGGTTTCGACAATTCGAAATTAATTATCGCTTCCAGTAAACGTTTGGATATTTTAACCAAACAAATTGTGGTGCAATCGCGTTCTCTAGATGAAATTGCCCAATTGGCCGAAGAAAAGGAAGAATTATTATCGGCTATCCCTGCCATTCAACCGGTTAAAAATGAAGACCTTACGCGTATGGCTTCCGGTTTCGGATATCGTACAGATCCCTTTACCAAGGGAAGTAAGTTTCACTTTGGAATGGATTTTACCGCACCTCGTGGAACGCCGGTATACGCTTCGGGTGACGGGATAGTGATTCGTGCAGACAATACCGCTTCAGGCTATGGAAATCATATACGTATAGATCATAGTTATGGTTATGAGAGTCTCTATGCGCACTTGTACAAGTTCAACGTTAGGAATGGGCAAAGAGTAAAACGAGGCGATCTCATCGGATTTGTGGGAAGTACAGGACGCTCTGAAGCCCCTCATTTACACTACGAAATCTTTAAGGACGGGGAACGTATTAATCCTATTAATTTCTATTACGGAAACCTAACTCCGGAAGAATTTGCAAGTATGTTACTAGCATCTCAACAGGAAAATCAATCACTTGACTAA
- a CDS encoding MerR family transcriptional regulator yields the protein MHIELPEKRYYGIGEVARAFDVNTSLIRFWEKEFDVLQPKKNAKGNRKFTPQDIKNLELIYHLVKERGFTLEGAKTHLKENKQQTLDRFEIIRKLETVKAELLKIKEQL from the coding sequence ATGCACATAGAACTTCCTGAAAAACGATATTACGGTATTGGCGAGGTCGCCCGGGCCTTCGATGTAAATACCTCCCTCATTCGTTTTTGGGAAAAGGAGTTTGATGTGCTGCAGCCCAAGAAAAATGCCAAGGGCAACCGAAAGTTTACACCTCAGGATATAAAAAATCTCGAATTGATTTACCATCTGGTAAAAGAACGCGGATTTACACTGGAAGGCGCCAAAACACATCTCAAAGAAAACAAACAGCAAACGCTCGACCGATTTGAGATAATTCGTAAATTGGAAACAGTGAAAGCCGAATTGCTTAAAATTAAAGAACAACTTTAA
- a CDS encoding LemA family protein, whose translation MKKWIPVFIVLAFILVIGAWMASVNNKLVPMEENVAAQWANVESSYQRRADLIPNIVNTAKGYAEFEQETLTQVIEARSKATAVTIDPTNITPQQLEQFQQVQTGLSSALSRLLAVFERYPDLKANENFKELINELERTENRINVERNRYNETARELNTAIRKVPTNLVAGMLGFTSKAYYEAEAGSENAPKVEFDFSK comes from the coding sequence ATGAAAAAATGGATTCCGGTATTTATAGTGTTAGCATTTATTTTAGTTATTGGAGCCTGGATGGCCAGTGTGAATAATAAACTGGTTCCCATGGAAGAAAACGTTGCTGCCCAATGGGCAAATGTGGAAAGTTCGTACCAACGGCGTGCCGATCTCATCCCCAATATTGTGAATACCGCCAAAGGTTATGCCGAGTTTGAACAGGAAACACTCACGCAGGTAATTGAAGCACGCAGTAAGGCAACAGCAGTGACCATAGATCCAACCAACATTACCCCACAGCAATTGGAGCAATTTCAACAAGTACAAACGGGCTTGAGTTCGGCGTTGTCCAGATTACTTGCCGTTTTTGAGCGCTATCCCGACTTAAAGGCGAATGAAAATTTTAAGGAGCTTATTAACGAACTGGAACGCACCGAAAACCGAATCAATGTGGAACGAAATCGCTACAATGAAACCGCACGTGAACTCAATACTGCCATACGGAAAGTACCCACCAATCTGGTAGCCGGAATGCTCGGATTTACTTCTAAAGCCTATTACGAAGCTGAAGCCGGCAGTGAAAATGCTCCCAAAGTAGAATTCGATTTCAGCAAATAA
- a CDS encoding TPM domain-containing protein produces the protein MSKVEDFLTREEEIQVIEAIRKAEKNTSGEIRVHLEAHSTIDAFDRAAEVFDFLHMDNTKLSNGVLIYVAVEDRTLVIMGDKGINDVVSPQFWESTKDTIINHFKAGNVAQGLIDGVLKAGEQLKKHFPYTKTDRNELPDEISIG, from the coding sequence ATGTCTAAGGTAGAAGATTTTTTAACCCGCGAAGAGGAAATACAGGTAATTGAAGCTATCAGAAAGGCCGAAAAAAACACCTCCGGTGAAATTCGTGTACATCTGGAAGCACACAGTACCATAGATGCATTTGACCGGGCCGCCGAAGTGTTCGATTTCCTGCATATGGACAATACAAAACTAAGTAATGGTGTGCTTATTTATGTGGCTGTGGAAGACCGGACACTAGTAATTATGGGTGATAAAGGCATTAATGATGTGGTGTCACCTCAATTTTGGGAAAGCACAAAAGATACGATTATCAATCATTTTAAAGCCGGAAACGTTGCGCAAGGTTTGATTGATGGTGTCTTAAAGGCCGGAGAGCAGCTAAAAAAACACTTTCCATATACTAAAACCGATCGCAATGAGCTGCCCGATGAGATTTCGATAGGGTGA